A part of Acipenser ruthenus chromosome 12, fAciRut3.2 maternal haplotype, whole genome shotgun sequence genomic DNA contains:
- the LOC117417312 gene encoding putative RNA polymerase II subunit B1 CTD phosphatase rpap2, with protein MHSPFPGPLFDVNRNVTGKRLRAETTSMAEIQKRSGRSPKSGRRGGKPVKTVTIEEAAKRKEALKEAYRKKYEEQQRGWQIVERLLADNIAEEFLVDCAKFISPANYKDTVEERFILRMCGYPVCQNKLVNVPKQQYKISIKTNKVYDITERKCFCSNFCYKASKHFEAQIPDSPVWMREGERPPDVKLLKQGQSGSSGEEVKIAEDPIAPSQIENPDIADIRLPSDSAGSESDSSDREQDFVSSIVTGGKAGAGEQELALHKRRRRTPSARKQHTQQTRTKLEAGGRALKEATESLGKCKINQPKDLAPSVSVPENNVSQPVCGSSVSNEDSKPGAETSANLSNITSVGVSKRGAEGLKSLLVKFKPDHPNEADLAIVKNSLLEMLKKTLAEWKTEETLKFLYGSDYRPKSPQVAAAAASSVEEELDEDDLVEFLDTLDISDPGQCADKKRCQGSEKSLQPLPDYTTLKRETDLLSLKVREFYKGQYMLPEKETENNANGGNMDPPLPLVDSSAQHLIQKRIVVDKLNRSLKDILGPLRLALCDVSADLNNLIRTFRFTSSNIIHKNPEWTLISVVLLSVLTAVSPLLQESLKSPTSIEFISTFMKKLNLKDEDLESLVRIIKSHGD; from the exons ATGCACTCACCGTTTCCTGGCCCTCTGTTTGACGTAAACAGAAACGTCACGGGTAAAAGGTTACGAGCAGAAACAACAAGCATGGCGGAGATTCAGAAACGCAGCGGCCGATCTCCAAAATCTGGCAGGCGAG GAGGAAAGCCAGTGAAAACCGTGACAATTGAAGAGGCAGCTAAACG GAAAGAAGCTCTGAAGGAAGCTTATAGGAAGAAGTATGAAGAACAGCAGAGAGGATGGCAGATTGTGGAGCGACTCCTGGCGGATAACATTGCAGAAGAGTTTTTGGTTGACTGT GCAAAGTTCATCTCTCCCGCGAACTACAAGGACACAGTGGAGGAGCGTTTTATCCTCAGGATGTGCGGCTATCCTGTTTGTCAAAACAAACTTGTCAAT GTTCCTAAGCAGCAGTACAAAATCTCAATCAAAACCAATAAAGTGTatgatattacagaaaggaag TGTTTCTGCAGTAACTTTTGTTACAAAGCATCAAAACACTTTGAAGCCCAGATTCCCGACAGCCCTGTGTGGATGCGAGAGGGTGAAAG ACCTCCAGATGTTAAATTATTGAAGCAAGGACAAAG TGGCAGCTCCGGCGAGGAGGTGAAGATAGCTGAAGATCCCATCGCTCCGTCTCAGATTGAAAACCCGGACATCGCAGACATCCGCCTTCCCTCAGACTCTGCCGGCAGCGAGAGCGATAGCAGCGACCGTGAGCAGGACTTCGTCTCCAGCATTGTGACAGGAGGGAAAGCGGGGGCAGGAGAGCAGGAGCTGGCGCTACACAAGCGGCGGAGACGGACTCCCAGCGCCAGGAAACAGCATACCCAGCAGACACGGACCAAGCTGGAAGCAGGTGGCCGTGCCCTAAAAGAGGCCACAGAGAGTTTAGGCAAATGCAAAATCAATCAACCCAAAGACCTTGCCCCCAGCGTTTCAGTACCAGAAAATAATGTTTCGCAGCCTGTGTGTGGGAGCAGCGTGTCCAATGAAGACTCCAAGCCCGGGGCTGAAACCAGTGCAAATCTGTCCAATATAACGTCGGTAGGGGTCAGCAAGCGAGGGGCTGAGGGGCTGAAGAGTCTGCTTGTGAAGTTCAAGCCTGATCATCCTAACGAAGCTGATCTCGCCATCGTAAAAAACAGCTTGCTTGAGATGCTTAAGAAAACGCTTGCCGAATGGAAGACAGAAGAAACTCTGAAGTTTCTCTACGGGTCAGACTACAGACCTAAAAGTCCGcaggtggctgctgctgctgcttcaagTGTGGAGGAGGAGCTCGATGAAGATGACCTAGTGGAGTTCCTGGACACTCTTGATATCAGTGACCCTGGTCAGTGCGCAGACAAGAAAAGGTGCCAAGGGTCAGAAAAATCTCTCCAGCCATTGCCAGATTATACAACCCTGAAGAGGGAGACAGATTTACTCAGTCTGAAGGTCAGAGAGTTTTATAAAGGGCAGTACATGCTGCCtgaaaaagaaactgaaaataaTGCG aatggTGGCAACATGGACCCTCCTCTTCCATTGGTTGATTCCAGTGCTCAGCACCTTATCCAAAAGCGCATTGTTGTAGACAAATTGAATAGAAG tTTAAAGGATATTCTGGGACCTCTCCGACTTGCATTGTGTGATGTCTCTGCTGATCTTAACAACCTCATCAGAACCTTCAG GTTTACAAGTTCTAACATTATTCACAAAAACCCAGAATGGACTTTAATTTCAGTTGTTCTTCTCTCAgt GTTAACTGCAGTTTCCCCCTTGCTTCAGGAATCTTTGAAAAGCCCCACTTCTATAGAGTTTATTTCAACATTCATGAAGAAATTGAATCTGAAGGATGAAGATCTTGAGAGTTTAGTACGCATCATAAAATCTCATGGAGACTGA
- the LOC117416887 gene encoding glomulin-like: MALHQLHDVIRRCQAIPDDGFKAEDYDQFQMAGRSCLEEGKTAEVLDIVTDEKNKEIVKSMGWNLLGPLVKIVLKKEAESLQHCLTTLKHVLEVCSPKELLVGLLEQIEDADVDNIAETIILLLQPLQTALLKLGKKKASSLGMSLSTVLNQISQLPVPYTKEQEEEDVYGLCQCCAALIEFVKPFVDEVDRGRETKAIVAENEQRIELLKFCMKSLGNPVLQSQLDKIPDSAEDPPLRHFAAEILVILSCIGESFPALLLHHLVKKKAEPGFLEEDVKYPMESLACLSYLLFVQHIGIERFPTVFSPVFILQFNMQYIEVLLKRSEESMLSKGLELYEKSLQRTEDNSLPMQLLEVKCFLSVPQDLVTVMTLCPIQHLRTEALAVFQLYMDKFDTEGKHKLFGCLLKISQHAGVQGYIITNIKNQIDFSLKPGNSNVWFSGPQLLPLLHLVLSLPEGPETDLLQNFDRIMGSLNLLRYLLIRDKEWDNHTGIWTELYKIEENFLKLLHTGLKMSKAHYEAEIKKTKENNRKRGPKESKAVCTLTVGGEKLSNVTPEMHLQVLQSAMFTFDLIESVLARIEEIIEVKVKP; encoded by the exons ATGGCTTTACATCAACTTCACGACGTGATACGGAGATGT cAAGCGATTCCGGATGATGGCTTTAAAGCGGAAGACTACGACCAGTTCCAGATGGCAGGCCGgtcctgcctggaggaagggaaGACAGCTGAGGTGCTGGACATCGTAACCGATGAGAAGAACAAG GAGATTGTGAAGAGTATGGGCTGGAACCTGCTGGGCCCGCTTGTGAAAATTGTTCTAAAGAAGGAAGCAGAGAGTCTCCAGCATTGCCTGACCACACTGAAACATGTATTAGAA gtttgTAGTCCTAAAGAGCTTCTGGTGGGCCTACTTGAGCAGATTGAAGATGCTGATGTGGATAACATAGCAGAAACCATCATACTGCTTTTGCAACCCCTACAGACAG CTCTTCTAAAACTGGGCAAGAAGAAGGCCTCTTCACTGGGCATGTCTTTGTCAACAGTTCTGAATCAGATCTCCCAGCTCCCAGTACCATACACCAAAGAACAAGAAGAGGAAGATGTCTATGGTCTTTGCCAGTGTTGCGCTGCCCTGATTGAGTTTGTCAAGCCGTTCGTGGATGAAGTTGATCGAGGTCGAGAGACTAAGGCAATCGTTGCCGAGAATGAGCAAAGAATTGAGCTGCTAAAATT CTGTATGAAGAGCTTGGGCAACCCTGTGCTCCAATCACAGCTTGACAAGATCCCTGATTCTGCAGAGGACCCCCCTTTGAGACACTTTGCTGCCGAAATCCTA GTAATTCTGTCTTGCATTGGGGAGTCCTTCCCTGCACTACTCCTTCATCACCTAGTAAAAAAGAAGGCAGAGCCAGGCTTTCTTGAAGAAGATGTGAAGTACCCCATGGAGTCTCTGGCCTGTCTGTCCTATTTGTTGTTTGTTCAGCACATTGGCATTGAAAGATTCCCTACAGTCTTTAG CCCTGTGTTTATTCTTCAGTTTAATATGCAGTACATTGAAGTCCTGTTGAAAAG GTCAGAAGAATCGATGTTATCCAAGGGTCTG GAATTGTATGAGAAAAGCCTGCAGAGGACAGAAGACAACAGCCTCCCGATGCAGCTTTTGGAAGTGAAGTGCTTTCTTAGTGTGCCGCAG GACTTGGTGACAGTGATGACGCTATGTCCTATACAGCATTTG AGAACAGAGGCACTTGCGGTCTTTCAGCTCTACATGGATAAATTTGACACGGAAGGAAAGCATAAATTGTTCGG GTGCCTTTTAAAGATCAGTCAACATGCAGGAGTACAAGGCTACATTATAACAAACATCAAAAATCAGATAGATTTTTCCTTGAAG CCAGGTAACAGTAATGTTTGGTTCTCAGGACCACAGCTGCTTCCTCTTCTACATCTCGTCCTGTCTCTGCCCGAAGGACCCGAAACAGACCTACTGCAGAACTTCGACAG GATTATGGGGTCACTGAACCTTCTGAGGTACTTATTAATTCGGGACAAAGAATGGGATAACCAT ACTGGAATATGGACAGAACTCTATAAGATTGAAGAGAACTTCTTGAAACTGTTACACACTGGACTGAAGATGTCAAAGGCACACTATGAAGCAGAGATCAAGAAGACGAAAGAAAACAACAGAAAAAGAG GACCGAAAGAAAGTAAGGCTGTCTGCACACTTACAGTAGGTGGTGAGAAGCTGTCTAATGTGACTCCAGAGATGCACCTTCAA GTTCTACAGTCAGCTATGTTCACTTTTGATTTAATAGAAAGTGTCCTGGCCCGAATAGAAGAGATCATCGAGGTGAAAGTAAAACCCTAA